A stretch of the uncultured Desulfobacter sp. genome encodes the following:
- a CDS encoding glycosyltransferase produces the protein MPEKPNVLFLLPSLKRAGAETQMVDLINNINRKEFNIHVVTFLNDFSLLKRLNTKDINYQYIPRRSKFAVGYLFSLKNFIKKHDIKLIHCTIQFSLLVAWLSLAITLFKNKIKLICAIHTTINVRLKGDLIDRFIYSKLLRQCEEIIFVCRAQSDYWVAKYPELKKASKVVYNGVDIRRYDPEICEVQGTRLIESLNISPECRIIACIAGFRPEKRHDKLLRVFARLPNEYRLLLAGDGPLKQEMEDYATQLGVMERTYFLGNMSDVRPVLAAADITVLASTAVETFSIAMLESLSMNTPVIAPDIGGLKEAIGLSPCNGAVYSIGNEDAFYKAIIQFDDSCEAKRCESPRGCVKKYFDNRNMARQTVRIISKSMHRG, from the coding sequence ATGCCTGAAAAGCCTAACGTATTATTTTTACTGCCGTCGTTGAAAAGAGCCGGCGCAGAAACACAGATGGTTGATTTGATAAATAATATCAATCGAAAAGAGTTTAATATCCATGTTGTAACTTTTCTAAATGATTTTTCTTTATTAAAGCGGCTCAATACAAAAGACATCAATTATCAATATATTCCGAGGCGATCAAAATTTGCAGTGGGATACCTTTTTTCACTGAAGAATTTTATTAAAAAGCATGACATTAAGCTTATCCATTGTACTATACAATTTTCTCTTCTTGTTGCGTGGTTAAGTTTGGCAATAACTCTTTTCAAAAACAAAATCAAATTAATCTGTGCCATTCATACAACAATTAATGTCCGCCTTAAAGGCGACCTGATCGACCGCTTCATTTACTCCAAATTGTTACGCCAATGTGAAGAAATTATTTTTGTCTGCAGGGCGCAAAGTGACTACTGGGTGGCCAAGTATCCTGAGTTAAAAAAGGCATCTAAGGTGGTTTATAACGGTGTAGATATACGACGATACGACCCTGAAATTTGTGAAGTGCAAGGCACAAGGCTGATAGAGAGCCTGAACATTTCACCAGAGTGTCGGATAATTGCCTGTATCGCCGGTTTTCGTCCTGAGAAACGACATGATAAACTTTTGCGGGTATTTGCCAGGTTACCAAATGAGTACAGATTATTATTAGCCGGCGATGGACCACTAAAACAGGAAATGGAAGATTACGCAACCCAATTGGGTGTGATGGAAAGAACATATTTTTTGGGCAATATGTCTGATGTGAGACCGGTTCTTGCTGCCGCCGATATTACGGTTTTGGCATCAACGGCAGTAGAAACATTTTCCATAGCCATGCTTGAGTCTCTTTCTATGAATACACCTGTCATTGCGCCTGATATAGGCGGTTTAAAAGAGGCGATTGGGCTATCGCCCTGCAATGGGGCAGTCTATTCTATAGGTAATGAAGACGCCTTTTACAAAGCAATTATCCAATTTGATGACTCTTGTGAGGCAAAACGATGTGAGTCTCCAAGGGGTTGTGTGAAAAAATATTTCGATAACCGCAATATGGCAAGACAGACGGTTCGCATAATAAGCAAGAGTATGCATAGGGGGTAA